The genomic DNA GGTCGATCAACGCAACCGCTCCTGTCTCGGCAAAAGCGCGGCCAGTTTTCTGCACACCATTAACATTGATGTGGCGTTTCTGAGCTCGTCGTCCTGGGATCTGGCGCGCGGCATGTCAACGCCCAGCGAAGGCAAAGCGTCGGTGAAAGAAGCGGTGCTGACCGTCTCCCGCCGCCGCGTGCTGGTGTGCGACAGCAGCAAATATGGCAAATATGGCATGTTCCATATCTGCGCCCTGAATCAGCTGACGGATATTGTCTCCGACCAGCATCTGCCTGCCGACGCGCAACAGGCGATCCAGCAACAGGGAATTAAACTCCATCTCGTGGAGAGTGACGAGGGGGCGCATTATGCTGAAGCTGGCCGCTAACCTCGACTGGATCTTCAAAGACCTGCCGATTTCCGCGCGCTTTCACGCCGCCCGGCAGGCCGGGTTTCACGGTGTCGAAGGGTTGTTTCTCTGGCAGCATTCGCTGGCCGAACTCCGACTGGCGCAACAGGAGACGGAACTGCCGGTCGTGCTGCTCAATGCCCCGGCGGGCAACTGGTCAGCGGGAGAACGCGGGCTGGCTTCCCTGCCCCTGCGTGACGACGAATACCGCGCCAGCCTGAGTCTCGCCCGTGACTACGCCAGCGCGCTGGGGTGTCGGCAGGTACATGTGATGGCCGGAAACCGTACAGCGGCGCTGTCGGTTGAACAGCAGCAGGCGTTGCTGGTAAGCCGCTTGCAGTACGCCTGCGATTTTATGGCGACAGCGGGCATTACCGTGCTGATTGAGCCGTTAAATCCGCAGGATATGCCGAATTATTTTATTGA from Trabulsiella odontotermitis includes the following:
- a CDS encoding hydroxypyruvate isomerase family protein — protein: MLKLAANLDWIFKDLPISARFHAARQAGFHGVEGLFLWQHSLAELRLAQQETELPVVLLNAPAGNWSAGERGLASLPLRDDEYRASLSLARDYASALGCRQVHVMAGNRTAALSVEQQQALLVSRLQYACDFMATAGITVLIEPLNPQDMPNYFIDNFPLAEKMITQVARENIGLQFDIYHCQKTHGDVARNIAHYWPLIRHFQIASVPGRHEPGTGELNDAWLLNYIQELNYRGWIGCEYTPLNSPANWITTTL